A single window of Pseudomonas lijiangensis DNA harbors:
- a CDS encoding DNA polymerase II, whose amino-acid sequence MDLQQGFILSRHWRDTPAGTEVDFWLATDHGPRHIRLPCQPSVAFVPAEQGERAKELLRGERGVELRPLALCDFRHRPVLGVYCQQHRQLMNIEKLLRKGNVDVYEADIRPPERYLMERFITAPVLFGGTPDAQGVLCNAQIKPDSDYRPQLKLVSLDIETTSRGELYSIALEGCGQRQVYMLGPANGGNEAQDFQLEYCDTRAQLLERLNQWMALHDPDAIIGWNVVQFDLRVLHEHAKRLQVPLILGRDNQPMGWREHGNRDNHYFADIGGRLVIDGIEALRSATWSFPSFSLENVSQTLLGEGKAIDTPYQRMDEINRMFAEDKPALARYNIKDCELVTRIFAKTELLTFLLERATVTGLPADRSGGSVAAFCHLYIPLMHRQGFVAPNLGERLPEASPGGFVMDSQPGLYESVLVLDYKSLYPSIIRSFLIDPVGLIEGMRQPDDEHSVPGFRGARFSRTRHSLPSIVERVWRGRETAKREHNAPLSQALKIIMNAFYGVLGSSGCRFFDPRLASSITMRGHEIMLKTRELIQAQGYTVIYGDTDSTFVWLGRTHGQEEATDIGRSLVRHVNQWWREHLHNEYGLHSALELQFETHFRRFLMPTIRGAEEGSKKRYAGLVTRADGSEEMVYKGLETVRTDWSPLAQQFQQELYLRIFKRQPYQDYVREYVRRTLAGELDDLLIYRKRLRRKLDDYQRNVPPHVRAARLADEYNDSQGRPRQYQSGGWISYVISVAGPEPLEIRKAPIDYDHYVTRQLQPVADAILPFVDDDFSTLIGGQLGLF is encoded by the coding sequence TTGGATTTACAGCAGGGCTTTATCCTGAGCCGACACTGGCGTGATACGCCAGCCGGGACTGAAGTCGACTTCTGGCTGGCCACCGATCATGGCCCCAGACACATCCGCCTGCCTTGCCAGCCTTCCGTTGCTTTTGTGCCCGCCGAGCAGGGCGAGCGAGCGAAGGAATTGCTGCGCGGTGAGCGCGGTGTAGAGCTGCGTCCGCTGGCGCTCTGTGATTTCCGGCACCGCCCGGTGCTGGGTGTCTATTGTCAGCAGCATCGGCAGTTGATGAACATCGAGAAACTGTTGCGCAAGGGCAATGTGGATGTCTATGAAGCCGACATCCGTCCCCCTGAACGCTATCTGATGGAGCGTTTCATTACCGCGCCCGTGCTATTCGGCGGTACGCCTGATGCGCAGGGTGTGCTGTGCAATGCCCAGATCAAGCCCGACTCCGATTATCGGCCACAGTTGAAACTGGTTTCGCTGGATATCGAAACCACCTCCCGTGGCGAGCTGTATTCCATTGCCCTGGAAGGCTGCGGGCAGCGTCAGGTCTACATGCTGGGACCAGCCAATGGCGGCAATGAGGCCCAGGATTTCCAGCTCGAATATTGCGACACCCGTGCGCAGTTGCTGGAGAGGCTGAACCAGTGGATGGCCCTGCATGACCCGGATGCAATCATCGGCTGGAATGTGGTGCAGTTCGATCTGCGGGTTCTCCATGAGCATGCCAAGCGCTTGCAGGTCCCCTTGATATTGGGGCGCGATAACCAGCCCATGGGCTGGCGCGAGCATGGCAACCGCGACAATCATTACTTTGCCGATATCGGTGGACGTCTGGTGATCGACGGTATCGAAGCCTTGCGCTCGGCAACCTGGAGTTTCCCTTCGTTCAGCCTTGAAAACGTGTCGCAGACCCTGCTGGGCGAAGGCAAGGCGATTGATACGCCGTATCAGCGCATGGACGAAATCAACCGCATGTTCGCCGAGGACAAGCCGGCGCTGGCTCGCTACAACATCAAGGACTGCGAACTGGTCACGCGGATCTTCGCCAAGACCGAATTACTGACTTTCCTGCTGGAACGCGCAACGGTCACGGGGCTGCCTGCCGACCGCAGCGGAGGTTCGGTGGCCGCATTCTGTCATCTGTATATTCCGCTGATGCATCGCCAGGGCTTTGTCGCGCCCAACCTCGGCGAGCGCCTGCCGGAGGCCAGCCCCGGTGGCTTTGTGATGGACTCCCAGCCCGGCCTGTATGAGTCCGTGCTGGTGCTGGACTACAAGAGTCTGTACCCGTCGATTATCCGCTCCTTCCTGATCGATCCTGTTGGTTTGATCGAAGGCATGCGCCAGCCGGATGACGAGCATTCCGTGCCGGGCTTTCGCGGCGCACGCTTTTCCCGCACCCGGCATAGCCTGCCGTCCATCGTGGAGCGGGTCTGGCGTGGCCGGGAAACCGCCAAGCGTGAACACAATGCGCCGCTGTCCCAGGCGCTGAAGATCATCATGAACGCCTTCTATGGCGTGCTGGGGTCGAGCGGTTGCCGCTTTTTCGACCCACGCCTGGCATCGTCGATCACCATGCGGGGCCACGAAATCATGCTCAAGACCCGTGAGCTGATCCAGGCTCAGGGCTACACGGTGATCTACGGCGATACCGATTCGACCTTTGTCTGGCTGGGGCGCACACATGGTCAGGAGGAGGCGACGGATATCGGTCGCTCGCTGGTTCGGCACGTCAACCAGTGGTGGCGCGAGCATCTGCACAACGAGTACGGATTGCACAGCGCCCTTGAGCTGCAGTTCGAAACGCATTTCCGCCGCTTTCTGATGCCGACCATCCGCGGCGCAGAGGAGGGCAGCAAGAAGCGTTACGCCGGGCTGGTAACCCGCGCCGATGGCAGCGAGGAAATGGTCTACAAGGGGCTGGAAACCGTACGTACCGACTGGTCACCGCTGGCGCAGCAATTCCAGCAGGAACTGTACCTGCGAATATTCAAGCGCCAGCCTTATCAGGATTACGTGCGCGAGTATGTACGGCGTACCCTGGCAGGCGAACTCGACGACTTGCTGATCTATCGCAAGCGGCTGCGGCGCAAGCTGGACGACTACCAGCGCAACGTCCCGCCCCATGTGCGTGCGGCGCGCCTTGCCGATGAGTACAACGACAGCCAGGGCCGACCGCGCCAGTACCAGAGCGGAGGCTGGATCAGCTATGTGATCAGCGTTGCCGGGCCGGAGCCTCTGGAGATTCGCAAGGCACCCATCGATTACGATCATTACGTCACCCGGCAACTGCAACCTGTGGCTGACGCTATCCTGCCGTTCGTGGATGACGATTTCAGCACCTTGATTGGTGGCCAGTTGGGGCTGTTCTAG
- a CDS encoding NAD-dependent protein deacetylase: MLDDQIHDLLQTLTDKPLLVLTGAGISTASGIPDYRDKDGVRRGKQPMMYQEFLKAPSARQRYWARAMLGWPRIRQAEPNAAHRALASLQTGGHISGLITQNVDALHDQAGSHDVIELHGSLHRVYCLDCHQRSDRAAIQDIMVAQNPYLSGVNAIQAPDGDTLLDASFEMDFQVPHCPYCEGQRLKPDVVFFGENVAAETAAKATESVEQAQGLLVVGTSLMAWSAFRLCKAMAEQDKPIIAINQGKTRADDLLDMKIEASCEQVLPVLMERLG, encoded by the coding sequence GGCGCGGGCATCAGCACGGCGTCAGGCATTCCCGACTATCGCGACAAGGACGGCGTGCGGCGTGGCAAGCAGCCGATGATGTATCAGGAATTCCTCAAGGCCCCCAGCGCCCGCCAGCGTTACTGGGCGCGAGCGATGCTCGGCTGGCCGCGTATCCGCCAGGCCGAACCCAATGCCGCGCACCGGGCATTGGCCAGTTTGCAGACGGGTGGACATATCAGTGGGCTTATCACCCAGAATGTCGACGCGCTCCATGATCAGGCGGGCAGCCATGACGTGATCGAGCTGCATGGCAGTCTGCATCGCGTGTACTGCCTGGACTGCCATCAGCGCAGCGACCGGGCCGCAATCCAGGACATCATGGTTGCGCAGAACCCTTACCTTTCGGGCGTCAACGCCATACAGGCGCCCGATGGCGATACCTTGCTGGACGCGTCGTTCGAGATGGATTTCCAGGTTCCCCACTGCCCGTACTGCGAAGGTCAGCGACTGAAACCGGATGTGGTGTTCTTTGGTGAAAACGTTGCAGCCGAAACTGCCGCCAAGGCCACCGAAAGTGTCGAACAGGCCCAAGGGCTGCTGGTGGTCGGCACCTCCCTGATGGCCTGGTCGGCTTTTCGCTTGTGCAAGGCCATGGCCGAGCAAGACAAGCCCATCATTGCCATCAATCAGGGCAAGACCCGCGCAGACGACTTGCTCGACATGAAGATCGAGGCGTCGTGTGAGCAGGTGCTGCCCGTGCTGATGGAACGCCTGGGCTAG